A stretch of DNA from Coccidioides posadasii str. Silveira chromosome 4, complete sequence:
CAACGACGGTACCAGAGACCGGAGACATGATATCGGAAGCAGACTTTACCGATTCCACTGCGCCAATGGTTTCTCCAGAACTGACTTCGGATTCAACAGCGGGAAGTTCGACGAAGACAACATCTCCTAGGGACTTGGCAGCGTAGTGGGTGATACCAACAGTGGCTAGAGAGGAATGTTAGAGAGGGATGGAGAGGCAGGGACGTCATTAGAGGGCGGATTTAGCCGTACCGGTAGTGTTATCTGCGGACAACTCGACCCATTCATGCTGCTCGGTGTATTTCTTCGCCTGGCCTGATAGTCAATCGAGTCAGCAAAAATCGTTACCAAGGTTGAAGCGCATCTGGCGGTGTTATGCGGCGAACGTTGTGAGAAATGAACCAGAGGGAAAGATAAAGTCATGGGTCAATTATGCTATACGTACAGAAAGCACTCTGTGAAAAGCCCCTCCTGGTATTATAGAATGCATTCCAAGAGGGAGCGGCATAGCGGAGGGGAGAAGAGCACACTCGGACCTTGGGAGCTGCCGCAAAGGCACTCCACAGCGGGTTCACAATTCGAACGGCAGCCGACGACATTCTGATGGCGCAATTGAGATACACTGGGAAATGAATTGATCACAATGGGattgaatttttcttttttgttttcacTCTCTGGTGAGTAACAATGTTTTGTTGTGTCGATGCAAGGATGCTTATCTGCACACATCAAACAGCCGCTCTTATCCTTCTCATGGAGCTGGGGACATTGGTAATACCAATACCTGACCTGACAAGTTGCCTGTACTCTAAACTGCAACGAGATACACGGGAGAAATTCAAGTACCATATGTCCCAAATAAATTATAATAACGGAATTGATACAATTATCTGAAAATTAAATACAGCGTCTCTCAACCCTcaatcttcatcttcttcaccGTCCAAACCCGCCCTCCGCCACCTAGTCCATCTTCTCACGTTTCAACAATGCTATACGAACTAATTGCAATTGTACGTTCGCAGTCCATACTGCTTCCATCTCCCAGAATCCGAAGATCTCTAACTGTCATCTTCGCAGGTCCGTCCGGGCAGTCTCAATGAAGTAAAAGAGTAAGCTCTCAACTCTCTTTACACGTCTCCCTAAAATCCCGCCCATCCCCCCCGATAAAAAGGAGCTCACCCAACACCTGTCTTTAGAATTGCCCGCACCGCCGGTCTCCAAGTCCTCCGCTCCGGCGGCGTCGTTCGCGGCTTCACAAACTGGGGTGCTTTCCGCCTCCCACACCCCACCACCAAGCATCAAGCACAATACACCACAGGCTACCACTTCATAATGCGCTTCGACAGTTCTGGGCCCGTGCAGCAGGAAGTCCGTCGCACGCTGGGGTTGGATCCCCGGATGATCCGATTTTCCGTGGTCAAGTTGGGTTCGACGCTGGAAGAGATCAAAGATGTGGAGGGTAAAGTGAAGTGGAATGATAGACAGAGACTGCAGGACCACATCTAGGGGATCCGTGTTCACCCGGTGGACGGGCAAAAGTGTGAAAACTGTCGGTGGTGGGAGATATGGGTCTTTTGCGACTGTCGTTATGATATACACATTTTGGCCGTGGGGGCTCACTGGCGTTTTGAAGAGTCGCATTGCATTCTTTTTTGTGTCTGTTTCTCGATTTCGACGACAAACGGGGTTCTTGTATACCAATTTTATGCTGGGATATGGCGGTCCATAGGTGGACTATGTACTATAGAACTTTTCTTCTTACTCTGGCTCAAAAGCGCCTTGCATTTCAACGGAGTGTTGCATTGATCCCAACGCCGAATCCGGtatctccattttcttcctCGATGCCATGCGATAGCAGGCAAACAAAAATAGTGGTACAGTGTTCCGACTCTATACTCGGAGCATTAAAAAAAGACaatggaaaagaaagactatacgcagagaagagagaatatTTCTCATCAGAAGCGAGGGCCGCCCGAATTTCATCCGTTAGTTGCAAGAATAGAAAGATATGGAACGAAACCACCTGTATATGGCCCAAAAAAGAACAATTGACGCCATTCAAAATGTGATAAGTCCCTGGTATATAATATGGCAAAAGCAAAGTAAAGGAAGACAGTTGAAGAAATGCAAAGTGCTTTAAcggaaaagaaacaagtaaGTAAAGGATGGTTAAGTTGTTGTGATCCTAAAAGAGACGCCAACTTTTCGCTCTCTCTTTCGATAGTGAGCCTCGCTGCTGGGGATTCGGTTTGCTCCTTCCCTCCAGCTGTCTTAAACTCTCAATCTTCTGTAACACTAGCTCAAGCATCTCTTTTTTCTGAATTATATCCAAATGACGACGAATCCGCGGGTCTTCGCGCGCAAATCGCTCAACTTCTGCGTCGGAGAGATGGCGACCGAGCTTCAAGTCCAGTTCACGAGGGAAATGGTAGTAGAATTCGGAAAGAAGCTCCACGTTGAGGAAAAGGACGGCTGTGGCGGTGAGTTTGTCGGCAACAACGTCGAGGAATATTTCCGGACAGTAATATTTGTTCTTCTTAGAAGCGCATTGCTTTGAACGAACAGCCAAGAGCCGCATCTTTATGATATCGGCCCTGTCTCGAAGGAAGGCACCCTCTCGACCTAATATTACGTGAGCTCACATCCCAAAGTCAACTAGGAACGAGGCGAAGATACAAACCTTTTTGTATCAGGGCAGCACTGAATCCGCCTGCTCCCCCAGTACCATCACCTTCAACTTGAACATCGCCTCTTCGCACTTTGTCAACAAAGTTCATGACGTCTTTGAGTTTACGTTTTCCCACCGAGTCTTCAACATGCTTCAATGCCGATTCGCAAGCCTTTAGCTCTTCTTTCAATACCTTACCGACATTCTCTCGGCCTTTTGTCCATTCAAAGTCATCAACTTCGATTTCGTACTTGTATGGTTTGATACAATTCTCAACCTGATCGCTCGTGCTAAAAAATCGGTCATTCAGGATGCTCGTAGTGGCATCTCCAATGGCCTTTTGAGCGTATGGATGTGAAGCAAATGTGGAGCAGGCGATCAAATCATCGACGCGATTCTGCAACGCATTTGCCACAACAGTAGTGGCCAGTCGTCCAATCCCCAATTTTGTCAAGGCTGAGGACGAAGCATCCAACTTTCTGTGCCAATAGAGAGACTCTGGATCGGCTTTCGGTAGGTCTGTAAGGGGATCGGGATCAGGAAGGGGAGGTGATAAGTCATCGATGGGTCGATTCCAATATCTCTGAGCAAGAATATCCATCACACGCTGGTCTAGATGAGCTTTCAGCAATTCTCGCACCTGTGGGCGGCCGAAACTTTCAGTGAATTCTTTAAATGAATGCTTGAAACTGTCCAGGCTTTCCGCAAGGTACGACTCTGCGCTCAGGGGCCGGTCATTGTACTGAACTTTGAATTCATATGTCGCCTCCTCCAGCTCCTGCGACACCGCATCCCGTGTACTGGCCAAATTTGCCGCCATGGTCTGCTCCAAAACACGCATCAATTTCTTTCTCAATGTTGTTGTCCCAACTAAGACCTCAGCGCCAGGTCCAAACTGCTGAGGGTGGTTGCCGAAATACGTATTCTCATTCTTGACAATGGCATTGGTTAAATTACCAGAACCTCTTGAGAATAATCCCGAAGTAGGAGGAATTCGTGAGATTATTCCCACGTATCCCAATCGCAGGGGGTATTTCTTATCTGTGAGTATACTGGCCCCTCTATCGGGATCGACAAGATCCATCTTCGTAACAACTCCGATTGTACGTTCTCCTCGTGGATCAACACGACGACTAGCTCTTAGTGCTGTCGAGTTTGCGAGGTCAACGTCTGCTGCAGAAATTGCGAGAATGATGTTGGGTCCTTGGATATACTTGTCACAAAGATCGGAAATCTTTTGCTTCAGTTCCGCCGGCTGGTCGCGGCCGGCAACTTGAATATAACCAGGTAAGTCGATAAGAGATAAATCGGGCACGTGGGGTGAGTATATTGAAAGCTGAATAGGATCATCTGCGACGCAATCTTTCTCCGGTACCGCCAGGTTTAGCTCTGTCAAAGTACGCTGGATGAGGCTGAAATCAGTGATTTTGCCAAGACCCAGAGCTGGAAACTCTCCATATTCAGCCTGAGAGTTTGGTGTATTGATCAGAGTCAATTCAATAGGTCTCCTCGTCACCATATTCAATCCTTTGGGGAGGAACTCATGTCCAACAATGGCCTCTAAAACCGAACTTTTCCCGGAGGACTGTGAACCAATAACAACGATAGAAGGGAGGGTGAGAGAGTTTGATTGCCCGATGCGTTGAAGCATGTTTCGGATTTCGATCATCTTCCTCGTCAGAGTCATCATTTGCTCGTCCACTGCTCGCCGCCCTTCCGCAACATCGTCGTCTGTCGAATCGTACCCGAGAGCTGAGCCGGTCGTCGCGCCTGCCACCCCAGCGGCACCAATTCTGCTCTTTTTAGGGCCACCACTTCCACCAGCTCCATCGCTACCGGACCCGCCGCCGTTTTTCTCAGCATGCTCCTCCAATCGAAGGATCTTCTGTGCCCACTCGGGCAACTCGATCCCTTCCGTCGTCCTCTCCCATCCTCTCTGGGTCTGTTCTGCTACTCCTTGGATACCCTGAATAGCGCTAGATGCAATTCCTCCAGCCGTTTCGCCAGCAGTTTTAAAAAAATCAATGACATAATTCCCCGCCTCTGGGATATTGTAAATGCACGGGTTAGCCCCATCGCCATGTATTTCCACATCGCCTTCTGCATGAGAAAAGGGAATAACGTACGAGAAGCCTGATACTGCAAATACGCCAACCCCGCAATCATCGCTCCACCAAACATCGCCGGAACCCGCACTAACTTCATCGCCAACTTTGGAATGATCCTCGCAAACGAGATCGTCCGCACGGCGGGGACATTATGTATCCAATTCTGCCGGATCACCGAGGGGAGGCGTGCACGTAGGTAATATCCATTTCCCTGCGTGCGTAGGAGCCCGCCGGACTGAATACCGCCTGCATGATGGAGACGTCGGGCGGCCAAAGCGCTTCTCCTAGATAACAGCGCGGAGCTGCGGGAGAGTAGTCTCCCACTCATGATTTCTTTCTCATGTGTCTATGGGATATGCAAGCGTGTAGCAGTGATACGCGTCAACTGGGCCCGTGTATCGTTTGAAGCATGCCGGCTTCTGGCTCGAGAAACCGCGTTCGACGCTTTTGGGTGGTGCCAAAAATGCCGAGACATCTGGAGTATCTGACTAATCAAGTATTATTTaaactaactaactagccATATATGTACTAGCATAAACCTTACCCTGCTGGAGAGACGTTCACGTGACACGGGTTGCATCACGACATTCGAAGCTCCGATTTGCACCACGCAGAGGAGTCACCAATAAATGCGAAGGGCCGGGGACGGAGGACAAGAGGTTTGAAAAAGAGATTAAACCATCTGGTTATTCTTGTCTCTTCTCTCTATAAGATCCCTCGATTCTCTTCCAAATCTACTTTTCTGCGAGCCAGAAAGCCTGCTGAATATTGTGCATTAGGAGCTTTACCTGTGTGTTGGCAATCGAGAAGGTGACAGCTCAGCTAAAACTAATGATATAGGCAACCTTATCTCGAGTTAATGCAGACAAAATTGTTTTCCCAATCTCATTATTCATTGATTGCTTGTCCTTTTCTTGTAGTTGTCTCC
This window harbors:
- a CDS encoding mitochondrial 37S ribosomal protein bS6m (EggNog:ENOG410PRI7~COG:J~BUSCO:15489at33183), which gives rise to MLYELIAIVRPGSLNEVKEIARTAGLQVLRSGGVVRGFTNWGAFRLPHPTTKHQAQYTTGYHFIMRFDSSGPVQQEVRRTLGLDPRMIRFSVVKLGSTLEEIKDVEGKVKWNDRQRLQDHI
- the MGM1 gene encoding dynamin-like GTPase mgm1 (BUSCO:49476at4751~EggNog:ENOG410PFSZ~COG:U~TransMembrane:1 (i80-100o)~BUSCO:1702at33183), translated to MSGRLLSRSSALLSRRSALAARRLHHAGGIQSGGLLRTQGNGYYLRARLPSVIRQNWIHNVPAVRTISFARIIPKLAMKLVRVPAMFGGAMIAGLAYLQYQASQAGNYVIDFFKTAGETAGGIASSAIQGIQGVAEQTQRGWERTTEGIELPEWAQKILRLEEHAEKNGGGSGSDGAGGSGGPKKSRIGAAGVAGATTGSALGYDSTDDDVAEGRRAVDEQMMTLTRKMIEIRNMLQRIGQSNSLTLPSIVVIGSQSSGKSSVLEAIVGHEFLPKGLNMVTRRPIELTLINTPNSQAEYGEFPALGLGKITDFSLIQRTLTELNLAVPEKDCVADDPIQLSIYSPHVPDLSLIDLPGYIQVAGRDQPAELKQKISDLCDKYIQGPNIILAISAADVDLANSTALRASRRVDPRGERTIGVVTKMDLVDPDRGASILTDKKYPLRLGYVGIISRIPPTSGLFSRGSGNLTNAIVKNENTYFGNHPQQFGPGAEVLVGTTTLRKKLMRVLEQTMAANLASTRDAVSQELEEATYEFKVQYNDRPLSAESYLAESLDSFKHSFKEFTESFGRPQVRELLKAHLDQRVMDILAQRYWNRPIDDLSPPLPDPDPLTDLPKADPESLYWHRKLDASSSALTKLGIGRLATTVVANALQNRVDDLIACSTFASHPYAQKAIGDATTSILNDRFFSTSDQVENCIKPYKYEIEVDDFEWTKGRENVGKVLKEELKACESALKHVEDSVGKRKLKDVMNFVDKVRRGDVQVEGDGTGGAGGFSAALIQKGREGAFLRDRADIIKMRLLAVRSKQCASKKNKYYCPEIFLDVVADKLTATAVLFLNVELLSEFYYHFPRELDLKLGRHLSDAEVERFAREDPRIRRHLDIIQKKEMLELVLQKIESLRQLEGRSKPNPQQRGSLSKERAKSWRLF
- the GCV3 gene encoding glycine cleavage system H-protein subunit (EggNog:ENOG410PQWU~COG:E~BUSCO:14586at33183) — protein: MSSAAVRIVNPLWSAFAAAPKVRVCSSPLRYAAPSWNAFYNTRRGFSQSAFCQAKKYTEQHEWVELSADNTTATVGITHYAAKSLGDVVFVELPAVESEVSSGETIGAVESVKSASDIMSPVSGTVVETNTALEEKPKIVNDSPEADGWFVKIKVTDQTELEGLMNEAAYKASLEEEE